In Cicer arietinum cultivar CDC Frontier isolate Library 1 chromosome 7, Cicar.CDCFrontier_v2.0, whole genome shotgun sequence, a single window of DNA contains:
- the LOC140921071 gene encoding uncharacterized protein, whose translation MAIPTASVASISANLSFIPVLDGTNFKELKENILIVLGCMDLDIALRIDKPSTPKDSSSSEEKLEYEKWDRSNRISLMIIKRGIPEVFRGAVSDEIDTAKNFLAEMKSAL comes from the exons atggcaattcccacag catcggttgcttccatatctgcaaatttgagttttattcctgtccttgatgggacaaattttaaggaattgaaagagaacattttgattgttcttggctgcatggATCTGGACATTGCATTAAGAATTGATAAACCCTCTACTCCtaaggactctagttcttctgaagaaaaattagagtatgagaaatgggatcgctcaaatcgcataagtcttatgatcataaagcGTGGGATTCCTGAAGTCTTTAGAGGTGCTGTCTCGGATGAGATAGATACAGCTAAAAATTTCCTTGCTGAGATGAAAagcgctttgtaa
- the LOC101515185 gene encoding uncharacterized protein has protein sequence MRNHIFFYAFAVLSLTSFLHFPAHAAPSGTLIKHLSSLLIRKWSNTKTSQSDGNALQFENGYIVETLAERNDIGVIPYRIRVSDEDELFAVDAINSNIVRITPPLSQYSRGRLVAGSFQGYTGHVDGKPSDARFNNPKGIALDDKGNVYVADTQNMAIRKIGDAGVTTIAGGKSNVAGYRDGPGEDAKFSNDFDVVYVRPTCSLLVIDRGNAALRQIFLNQEDCNYQSTSISMTDILTVVGAVIVGYAACLVKQGFGSSFISKMQPSEREFKDQASSETKPILERNDEEMGWPSFRQLVVDLSKISLEALTSLFLQFVPSYFRPDSTKRGLTPLKDRLRMPEDEMVPTLVKRQSAPAPLTESRQVHLTSGTEKYSETKTAKVKSSVPKDPSLPSKHRSSKRHEYAEFYGSSEIPPHTKSKSLKQRSKHRQREKSEQVLGAVGVEQKPPEMRAVDYANTKYDPYNYNMSTKYVPEDTSRFNPH, from the exons ATGAGAAATCATATCTTCTTTTACGCTTTTGCTGTTCTCTCTCTCACTTCCTTTCTTCATTTTCCAGCTCACGCTGCTCCTTCAG GAACATTAATCAAGCATCTATCTTCACTTCTCATACGGAAATGGTCTAACACCAAGACCTCTCAATCAG ATGGAAATGCTCTTCAATTTGAGAATGGTTACATAGTTGAGACTCTTGCGGAAAGAAACGATATTGGGGTCATTCCATATAGAATCCGTGTCTCCGACGAGGATGAACTCTTTGCTGTTGATGCAATTAATAGCAACATTGTTCGAATCACCCCACCATTGTCTCAGT ATAGTAGAGGAAGATTGGTAGCTGGGTCATTTCAAGGCTACACAGGTCATGTGGATGGAAAACCAAGCGATGCACGTTTTAATAATCCCAAAGGCATCGCTCTCGATGATAAAGGGAATGTTTATGTTGCTGATACTCAGAATATGGCCATCAGAAAAATTGGAGATGCCG GTGTGACAACCATTGCTGGAGGGAAGTCAAATGTTGCAGGCTACAGGGACGGGCCTGGTGAAGATGCTAAGTTCTCAAATGATTTTGATGTGGTGTATGTTCGGCCAACCTGTTCCTTGTTGGTCATTGATAGAGGAAACGCCGCTCTTCGGCAAATCTTTCTCAACCAAGAGGATTGTAATTATCAATCTACTTCAATTTCTATGACAG ATATCCTTACAGTTGTTGGTGCTGTCATAGTAGGATATGCTGCATGCTTGGTTAAGCAGGGATTTGGATCCTCTTTCATCTCAAAAATG CAACCATCAGAAAGAGAATTTAAAGACCAAGCAAGCAGTGAGACTAAGCCGATTCTAGAGCGAAATGATGAAGAAATGGGATGGCCATCTTTTAGACAGCTTGTTGTTGATCTTTCGAAGATCTCTCTCGAAGCGTTGACTAGTTTGTTCCTTCAATTCGTACCCTCGTATTTCAGACCTGACAGCACCAAGAGAGGCCTCACGCCACTGAAAGATCGTCTTAGAATGCCTGAAGATGAAATGGTGCCCACATTGGTCAAAAGGCAGAGTGCTCCTGCTCCTCTTACTGAAAGTAGGCAGGTCCATCTTACAAGTGGAACTGAAAAATATTCAGAAACTAAGACTGCTAAGGTAAAATCAAGCGTTCCAAAGGACCCTTCTTTGCCAAGCAAGCACCGTTCATCAAAGAGACATGAGTATGCTGAGTTTTATGGATCAAGTGAGATTCCACCTCACACTAAATCCAAGAGCCTGAAACAAAGGTCAAAACATAGGCAACGGGAAAAGAGTGAACAAGTTTTGGGGGCAGTTGGAGTCGAGCAAAAGCCGCCTGAAATGAGGGCAGTTGATTATGCAAATACAAAATATGACCCTTACAATTACAATATGAGCACTAAGTATGTACCCGAGGATACGTCCCGTTTCAATCCTCATTAA